The Phyllopteryx taeniolatus isolate TA_2022b chromosome 2, UOR_Ptae_1.2, whole genome shotgun sequence nucleotide sequence AGGAAAATTGGAGAAGCGCAAAAGTCAAGCCGCTTAAAGTCCAATGTGAAGTTTCCACAGTCAGTAATGGTTTGGGGAGCCATGTCATTTATCAAGCAGCTGTCTACCAGgacatttaaaaattttaaaaaataaaggcttgaaatatttcacttgcgtgtggtgaactaatataTAATTTCCACTTTTTGAAACCAATTGTTGAACtaaatggactttccctcgatcttcaaatgtttttggcaCATAACTGTAAATAACTGTTGAGGTCCCCCGGAGAAGGTTGCGTAATGAAACAACCGCAAGCCTCTcgcttctttttttgtatttttttttttttttattattttttttttattttattttgttttgttttatttttttgtctccaaCCGCTCTTACTTCCGTTCGCTCCCACTCACGACGATGACATCGCAGGAAATACGTCACAGGAAGTTGCCGGCAACGGGAGCGGGCTTCTCAAGATGGCTGACGCAGTGGTCGTCGAACGGCGTTCCAAACACTTTTAACTCTCATGCAGGTTTACGTACTGTTGCTATGTCTTCAGGAATGGCTCGGCAAACGCCGTAAGTTTCTATTAACGTCTATATTTACCCGTGTATAAACCACGTTAAGTCGTGCTTTGTAACAAGGGCCAACGAGCTAATTGCTCGTGGCCTGCTAGCTTTTAGCGTTTGTGGAATCTTGTGTTGCGTGGTACAGCCAAAACGTGTCTTCGAGTTATCGCATAAAATATGACAGATTTTTATTAAGTTTTTAAACTTATGTTATTAGGCATGTGTGTAAAATTTCAAAGATTGATTTACATAAAACCAGCACCGGACCACACCTTTTAAAGACTATTCCAGTGATATAACtatcatttttttgtgacatacaAAGTCAATGGGGGAGCTCGAGATTTTAGTTATGGTCTTTTATTATTGAATCAGTCTCTCCCAAGTTTgactttcctcatctttatcctattttcaGAAGGCTGGGATCAttggaaagcttgctaaacaccTAAACAAACAACAGATAATAATGATGTTCTAATTAATGAATTCCAATCACTACATGTAACAATAGGTCACTCTTGAGATGACCAAATGTTCAtaagttgaaaaaaatcatgttgcAAACTATAATGAATATTAGGTCCAAAGTTACAATACAGAATAATGTGAGGACCTTATTTTAGTAAAGTATTATAATTTACCAAAGTATGATGAATGTAGTTAATAAATAAAGCTATATAAAGGCTTATtgctttacatattttttttaataggtgcCATCAGGTAATTAggtttgtatatacagtatgtacatatatTTGTACATAAATGTGCTATAGAACATTTAAATCTGGTGATCTTTAATCATAGAAAGCCGAGAGCCCAGCTTTAGAAAATTATAGTTAAATGTCGGACAGAGTTTGCAGATGGCGGTCAGATGATGGCACTCAAACagccaatataaaaaaaaaaataagtcgtGAATTACCAAATACTCCATACGTCCCAAAAAGGTGTGGGGGTCAACTATAAATTCAGGAAATGGTTTCTGTGTATTATaacattccattcttccctcactcgcgaacaagaccccaagatacttgaattcctccacttggggcagactgaggaccatggtcgcagatttggaggtgctgattctcatcccagccgcttcacactctgctgcgaaccgctccagtgagagttggagatcacggcttgatgaagccaacagaaccatatcatctgcaaaaagcagagatgcaatactgaggccaccaaaccggaccccctctacgcctcggctgcgccttgaaattctgcccataaaagttatgaacagaattggtgacaattcccctgaatagaccttaccagggaggctgaggagtgtgataaaatgtaataataataatttcagtgACCTCACCGGCGTGGAGTCTTAAGTGCCAAACATATATTCCTTTGCAGGAATGACCCGTTCAGACTGTaggatttaaaaataacaagatATGGTGTCTCATATCCATTGTTTTACCACACAAGTCCTGCCAAAACTGTACCAAGAGTGCACCGTAAACAACAGTGTTGGAAGTTTGCACGATGGCAACTATAAATAATAGGGCCAAATTAATATATGCATGTAAAGAACTCAAGTAAAATGCCACATATTCTCATATTCTGCATATCTTTTTGGCAGGACTTGTGTGGTAAAACAATGGGTACGACTGagtcctttttttccttcttttttggggaggcggtggGTGCTAATCCTTCAATTATTGTTGTTTCAGGTGTCTAACCAGCCGATGGGATCAGCCAGCCCAGTCTGAGCAGAACGACAGTGGGAATGTAGCCCATCGTGTTTCAGGGGTTATCGGCGCGTCTGCTTCAAACAGTTCCCTCCCTCTGACACAGCAAGAAAGCAGCGTAATGGCTGGAGCAGAAAAGCCAGAACCTCAGGGAGGGGTTGAAATGGCCGCTGCCATGGCTGCTAAAATAAATGCCATGTTGATGGCAAAAGGGAAACTTCTGACTCCCCCACCATTGTTGACAAAGGTTGCTTCATGTTTATTTAAATCCTGTGCAAGTCTTTGTCCCATACTATCAtgaatgtgtgtatttattttaaaacttcaCCCAGACCCCCGTATGCGTGCCAGTGCCGCCTCCCACAGAAGAGCTGGCTGTCACTGAGGTTGACATAAATGATGTGCCTCTAAATTGCAGAGACCTTCTCACTAAAGGCAAAACCCAAGAGGAGGTATGTGCACCGTTATGGACGTTTTAACGCTTGCTTTAAATGCTTTCAAAATGTTGTTACTTGTGGTCATGTTTCTTGAACTATTTCAGATTCGGCTGTGTAGCGGGGCAGTTGTCTCAACTAGAGGACATTTCATGTCTGATGTTGAAAGGGAAAAATCTGGAGGGTATGTACTCAGACACACAACTTTTGCATTAAAAATAGTCTAGGATACAtagtataaaatataaaaatagtaaTGGGAATTGTATGTCCAGGGTGAAtactgcctcttgcccaaagtcaggtgggataggctacaTCTCACCCTTGAACTAACAAAGATTTGCGcaatacaaaatgtatgaaTAGTTATCAAAATTCAGATTTTGAGGAAGTAGATTTATGATTTAGTATCTATTGGTTTTTATGATTTAGGTTGAATCTTTATTATGGCTAGCAAAgctgaggtttttatttatttatatatatatatatatatatattgaagtgCTTTAGAAATGAAGTTGAATAtccttactgtaatgcccttgaaTGAGGGGAAAGAAAGTCACTGCATGTTTATTGAACTCCGGGAGAGCACTAAAATTTGGACACTCATGCGCACGCATACTTGCTGATGTCACTGTTCAAATCCTTTtacagtgtctttttttttttttttttaaagtgtttgtAGAATATTGGAGGGGCAAAACTCTAAAAACAAATGCTTATTATATGTTCTCcgtcgcagattttcacctattgggTGTAGGCCTGAAACGTGTCCCCCGTGATAAACGGGGTTCACTGTGATTAAGTTAACAATACCAGCGCTTGTGGCTACATTTGACAGTAATGATGCCAACACAAGCAGTATGCTAAACCGTttgaaaatattgcaaaattgGTTTGATTTCTAGGTGTTTTGTGCATTTGACAATCGCACCATTGTTTCTCTTTAAAATGAGAGACTGTTCTTTGCTAACACACCAATAGCGCTATGCAAGAAATTTGACAGGCAAGCAGGATTGAGCTGTCTCCGCAAACGCCACGTAagcagaaaatgttttgtgtacatGTTCCTTCATGTGTAATGATCAGAGTGTGCAGAACTTCCCTGTTGTCCATGACGTGTCTAATTTGTCTCCTTTTAGACAAAGACCTTTGTATTTGCATGTCCAGGCAAAGACCCAGGAGCAGGTCAATAGTAAGTGGCACTTAAATCACCAACCCTTTTACCTACAGTGagaagaaaaagtatgtgaacccatccatccatccatccattttctaccgcttatccgagcttctcaccctatctctaagggagagcccggacaccctgcggacgaaactcatttcggcctctTGTATCCGcttgtgaaccctttggaatttatTAAGTTTCTGCATAAACTGGTCatcaaatgtagtctgatcttcacCTAAATCACAGGAATAAacagagtctgcttaaactaatgccatgcaaacaattatatggtttcatattttaattgaaaataacgtaaacattcacaAGACTGAGAGGAAAAggtaagtgaacccttggatttaataactggttgaccctctgGAAGAAATTACCAAACCAAATGTTTCCTGAAGTTGCAGTTTGGAGGTGCACGATAATCatgatgaattttggaccattcatctttacaaaactgttgcagtttaGCAAGATTCCTGGGGTCTCTGGTGTGAGTGACTCTCCTGGGGTCATGCCTCAGCATCTCAATCGGGCTGGGGTCAAGACTTTGGGCCGCTCCCgaacacattttgtttcttcTGAAGTCcatctgttgttgatttgcttctgtgttttgtcCTTTTGGAACATCCATCCTGTTTTGACCATGATGCCCATTTCACCATGCTTCACATTTGGGTAAGGTTTCGATGTTGGTGtgtgtgctgtgccattttccctccacacatggcattctgtgttgttcccaaacaattacattttagtttcatctgtccatagaatattttgccagtaatgctgtggaacatccaagtgTTCTTTGGCAAACTTCAAACgagcaacctttttttttttttttttcaagagagctcttcacaccagacatcccaggaatcttgctgaactgcaacagttccAAAATTCTGATCTGGAACTACAGGAaaagtttggttgaggttattgctccCAAAGGAGGGTCAGCCTGTGATGAAATCCGAGGcttgacttactttttcctccgtgtcctgtgaatgtttacgttattttcaattgcaatataaattgaaaacgtaattgtttgtgtggtattagtttaagcagactatttattcttgtgatttagatgatcagACGACATTtgatttatgcagaaattccaaagggttcacatactttttcctcctacGATACATGTATTCATTATAAAGAACAAGTATCACAAAGTCTCTTTGTGCCAACTGAtgtctttcccataacttttcTGCAAACGTAGAAGCTGTCGCGAGAATAAAAGAGATCATCGCTGAGGATATGTTGAGGGCCTCTGCGGCTTCGGGGGGTCAACCAATGCCCATAATTCCCCCGCTCACACTGTACCCTCAGCCTCCTCGGCCCGTCATCCAAACACCTAATACCAGCTCAACACAGAGTCAGGGGCATCGGCCAGCTGCGCCTCATCCAGGGGTAGGCAGTCTTGATCGAAAAACCTTTGTAGCTAGATGTATTTTTTAAGTATGGAGGTAAAGAAAGTGAGTCAAATGAAGACCATGTTGCCTTCACTGATACCCACCTCCCAAATTAAATAGCAGAGAGAAGATCCTTGGTCTAAAGATGAGAGCCATGGGTTACTGCATCTGCTGACATGTTTTGTTGCATGTATTCTAGTACCAACCCAAAATGtgtgttaaaaatgtaattctttCTTCATAGAACTTTGTCCACACAAAGATATTTGTTGGCCTAGAACAGTCGATGCCATCATTCAACGTAAATGAAAACGTCGAAGGTCCAGGAGGGACATACTTGGGTCACATCCAGACAGAAACGGGGGCTCGAGTCTTCCTCAGGGGCAAAGGTTCTGGCTACATTGAACAGGCGTCCAAACGGGAGTCTTTTGAACCGCTTTATGTCTATATCAGGTAATATACAATTTCTTAATAATGGTTGGGAAACCCTGCCCTACTCTACTACATgctcatactgtactgtatatgcgtgGTTTGTAGCGGAGTCCACATTACAGTGGCACTTTAGAAGGCCAGTCGTGCTCACCATTGTTGGCACCCCTTCATTTCTTTGCAAAACCTGGATagtatcttcagaaataaatggaaatgtaccaaagtTATGTCATCATCAGTTTTTCAACTTAGATATTGTCATtttaaagagaagaaaaaacagaaaacagccctccctaatatttggttgcacaccctttgctagcgatgacagcctccaaacatttcttgtatcctttttgcacttctcagatGGTAATGTCTTCCACTCCTCAAGCTCTTTAACATTTGCAGAGCTttttccccaatggcagatttcagctccaCCCAAATATTTCCCATTGGCTTGAGATCAGGACTCGTTCTTGGCCATTTTTGAAAcggtccatttttttcccttttcaaccATTTCTCTGTGCTTTGGATCTATGTCTCGGATGATCTTCGCCAcaaaccaagttttcttacacCGGGGTAAGACACTTCGATCTAAAATctcttgaatttttttatttcacaatacTTGTGATgcagtcaaggcctccagtaccagatgtaacaaagcagccccatatagcattatggatcctcctccatgcttgactgttggcagggtgttctttGCCTTAAAGCCTTCATTGCGCAGTCTGTCTGTGTGGATCactaaaaagctctatttttgtttcatctctcCATAAAATATAGTTAATCATGTGCTGTTTTGTATCAAGCACAAGTTCTCTATAGAAAAGTGTTTCACTTGATTGATTTTCTTGAAGACATTCCAACATTTACTCattaaacttcatgggtgccaataatggtgtgcattgactgattgatttgaATAgttatcaaaaaatattttttggggtgggggtgacGTTTGCAAAACATTTATCGATCCCGAACGGGCATTGCATAGAAAACAAGCTGTTTGATCCATTTTTCCTTTTGGCCCTGTCATCACACTCTTAACAATGGAATTTGTTACAGCCACCCAAACGTAGCGGGACTGGAGGGAGCCAAGCAGCTCACAGAGAGTTTGTTAGAAACTGTAAGTTGATCGCTTC carries:
- the LOC133467391 gene encoding KH homology domain-containing protein 4-like isoform X2, coding for MTSQEIRHRKLPATGAGFSRWLTQWSSNGVPNTFNSHAGLRTVAMSSGMARQTPCLTSRWDQPAQSEQNDSGNVAHRVSGVIGASASNSSLPLTQQESSVMAGAEKPEPQGGVEMAAAMAAKINAMLMAKGKLLTPPPLLTKTPVCVPVPPPTEELAVTEVDINDVPLNCRDLLTKGKTQEEIRLCSGAVVSTRGHFMSDVEREKSGGQRPLYLHVQAKTQEQVNKAVARIKEIIAEDMLRASAASGGQPMPIIPPLTLYPQPPRPVIQTPNTSSTQSQGHRPAAPHPGNFVHTKIFVGLEQSMPSFNVNENVEGPGGTYLGHIQTETGARVFLRGKGSGYIEQASKRESFEPLYVYISHPNVAGLEGAKQLTESLLETVRAEHARLKSSYTATTSTQSYAAHGFPPNSNYSSQSSWYNYPANGYAGGYSAYPGAGGYWSNANGPPSHSNMSTTPPSSQAMVQYPVCPRKPNPYIVEPTSSSQEAPALRESTLPSPVIQDKTVERILMPPPPPPFAALISGPRKRPSDTTPQDPGSAPDSAVSSGLVEDVREKKPKVVMDASGLVPYGGDSSDEEEERTRSSKSSNS
- the LOC133467391 gene encoding KH homology domain-containing protein 4-like isoform X1; the protein is MTSQEIRHRKLPATGAGFSRWLTQWSSNGVPNTFNSHAGLRTVAMSSGMARQTPCLTSRWDQPAQSEQNDSGNVAHRVSGVIGASASNSSLPLTQQESSVMAGAEKPEPQGGVEMAAAMAAKINAMLMAKGKLLTPPPLLTKTPVCVPVPPPTEELAVTEVDINDVPLNCRDLLTKGKTQEEIRLCSGAVVSTRGHFMSDVEREKSGGQRPLYLHVQAKTQEQVNKAVARIKEIIAEDMLRASAASGGQPMPIIPPLTLYPQPPRPVIQTPNTSSTQSQGHRPAAPHPGNFVHTKIFVGLEQSMPSFNVNENVEGPGGTYLGHIQTETGARVFLRGKGSGYIEQASKRESFEPLYVYISHPNVAGLEGAKQLTESLLETVRAEHARLKSSYTATTSTQSYAAHGFPPNSNYSSQSSWYNYPANGYAGGYSAYPGAGGYWSNANGPPSHSNMSTTPPSSQAMVQYPVCPRKPNPYIVEGVGSRDTADPVGSLHAQQDAGSSNQKFHEVTEEEQPTSSSQEAPALRESTLPSPVIQDKTVERILMPPPPPPFAALISGPRKRPSDTTPQDPGSAPDSAVSSGLVEDVREKKPKVVMDASGLVPYGGDSSDEEEERTRSSKSSNS